One genomic window of Deltaproteobacteria bacterium includes the following:
- a CDS encoding nucleotide sugar dehydrogenase: MQDHTLQVGTVEEDELKIREFSLSPDGEKFKLPDEDDYRREWARLQELVKIQREMDRQIVVVIGIGFVGAVMAAVVADSVDKNTGNPNKFVIGMQRPSTRSFWKIPLINKGVSPVKAEDPEVSPMIERCVKEKKTLIATFHNDILKLADVVIVDVQCDFLKHDLGNLKTGQADINALEESFRTIGEKINPECLVLIETTVPPGTTEYVGYPIIKRSFKRRGIEEEPLLAHSFERVMPGREYVRSIRDFWRVCSGIDEKSRERVVQFLSDVLNVEEYPLTVLDRPIESETCKIVENSYRATILAFLHEWSLFAETNGVDLIKVIKAIKVRPTHSNIIFPGPGIGGYCLPKDGGLGLWAYKHLMGFEADIFKITPEAININDTRALHVAQLIRDALRNMGRIVAASQITILGVSYREDVGDTRYSGSEIIIRKLTEMGAEVKAHDPYVSHWWELEKQESYPASGASWSRFFRNQEHLSEFRMTSELSEALNGAEGIIFAVRHKHYLNLDPEEVVSMTGGPVAIVDCFGILDDAIIEKYFELGCEVKGLGRGHIQRIKEKVHRKKLGMT; the protein is encoded by the coding sequence ATGCAGGATCATACATTACAGGTTGGAACGGTTGAAGAAGATGAGCTTAAGATTAGAGAGTTCTCATTAAGCCCTGATGGGGAAAAATTCAAGCTGCCTGATGAAGATGATTACAGGCGAGAATGGGCCAGGCTCCAGGAACTGGTAAAGATCCAGAGGGAGATGGACCGGCAGATTGTGGTGGTGATAGGCATTGGATTTGTGGGAGCCGTCATGGCCGCAGTGGTGGCCGACTCTGTGGATAAAAACACCGGAAACCCCAATAAATTTGTAATTGGGATGCAGAGGCCAAGCACAAGGAGTTTTTGGAAAATTCCGTTGATCAACAAAGGTGTCTCTCCGGTTAAAGCCGAAGATCCTGAAGTAAGCCCGATGATCGAACGCTGTGTTAAGGAGAAAAAAACTCTCATTGCGACCTTCCACAATGATATTCTGAAGCTAGCGGATGTGGTAATCGTTGATGTCCAGTGTGATTTCCTCAAGCACGACCTGGGCAATCTTAAGACCGGTCAGGCGGACATCAACGCCCTGGAGGAGAGCTTCAGAACAATTGGCGAGAAGATAAATCCAGAATGCCTCGTCCTAATTGAGACAACCGTTCCACCGGGCACAACCGAATATGTGGGTTATCCTATTATTAAAAGGAGTTTCAAGCGGCGTGGCATCGAGGAAGAACCATTGTTGGCCCATAGTTTTGAAAGGGTTATGCCAGGACGAGAATATGTCCGGTCTATCAGGGATTTCTGGCGGGTATGCAGCGGCATAGATGAGAAAAGTCGGGAAAGGGTTGTCCAGTTCTTATCCGACGTCCTTAACGTTGAAGAATATCCGCTCACTGTCCTCGATCGGCCTATTGAAAGTGAAACCTGCAAGATAGTGGAGAACAGTTATCGGGCCACAATCTTGGCCTTTTTGCACGAATGGAGTCTGTTTGCTGAGACCAATGGTGTTGATCTCATCAAGGTAATCAAGGCCATTAAAGTCCGCCCTACCCACAGCAATATCATTTTCCCGGGCCCGGGCATAGGAGGTTACTGTCTGCCCAAAGATGGGGGTCTTGGTTTATGGGCTTACAAACATCTTATGGGGTTTGAAGCAGACATCTTCAAGATCACCCCGGAGGCCATCAATATCAATGACACTCGAGCCTTGCATGTAGCCCAATTAATTCGAGACGCTTTGAGAAACATGGGGCGAATTGTTGCCGCGTCCCAGATCACCATATTGGGAGTATCCTACCGGGAAGACGTGGGGGATACCCGTTACAGCGGTTCAGAAATCATTATTCGAAAACTGACCGAAATGGGAGCTGAGGTAAAGGCTCATGACCCCTATGTTTCGCACTGGTGGGAGTTGGAGAAACAGGAGAGTTATCCGGCTTCTGGCGCCAGCTGGTCCAGATTCTTCCGCAACCAGGAGCACTTGAGTGAATTCCGTATGACATCAGAACTGTCTGAAGCATTAAATGGAGCGGAAGGCATCATTTTTGCGGTTCGGCATAAACACTACCTGAATCTGGACCCAGAGGAAGTGGTCAGCATGACCGGCGGGCCTGTGGCCATCGTGGACTGCTTTGGTATTCTGGATGATGCCATCATAGAAAAATACTTTGAACTGGGTTGTGAAGTCAAGGGCCTGGGACGGGGGCATATCCAAAGGATCAAAGAAAAGGTTCACAGAAAAAAGTTAGGTATGACATGA
- the cysC gene encoding adenylyl-sulfate kinase — MKESWMGKGFCVWFTGLSASGKTTLSRLLQETLLERGLLVEILDGDIIRKNLSKGLGFSREDRNTNIRRIGFVAHLLARNGVAVIVAAISPYQSARDEVRAEIGDFVEVFLDCPLEICVERDPKGLYRKALAGEIKHFTGIDDPYEVPENPEVVVRTHEESPEDGLARIIRTLENLGRIPTFSGEDYLEAKAQVIKNRQTELG; from the coding sequence ATGAAGGAAAGTTGGATGGGTAAAGGTTTCTGTGTCTGGTTTACCGGGTTGAGCGCCTCAGGCAAGACCACCCTGAGCAGGCTTCTTCAGGAGACCCTCTTAGAGCGGGGCCTGCTTGTGGAAATCTTAGATGGTGATATCATTCGAAAAAATTTAAGCAAGGGTCTGGGTTTCTCCAGGGAGGATCGAAACACGAACATTCGGCGCATCGGCTTTGTCGCCCATCTCCTGGCCCGCAATGGCGTGGCTGTTATTGTAGCCGCCATTTCCCCCTATCAAAGCGCCCGGGATGAGGTTCGGGCGGAGATTGGTGATTTTGTCGAGGTCTTTCTTGATTGTCCGTTAGAAATCTGTGTGGAAAGGGACCCCAAAGGCCTGTACCGTAAGGCCCTGGCCGGTGAAATCAAGCATTTCACCGGCATAGACGACCCTTATGAAGTCCCTGAAAACCCTGAGGTGGTGGTTCGCACGCACGAGGAAAGCCCTGAGGATGGCCTGGCGCGGATTATCCGCACCTTAGAGAATCTGGGGCGCATCCCAACCTTTTCCGGCGAAGATTACTTAGAAGCAAAGGCCCAGGTTATTAAAAACCGACAGACCGAACTAGGATAG